From the genome of Syntrophorhabdaceae bacterium, one region includes:
- a CDS encoding chromate transporter — protein sequence MLNILFIFFYIGSISFGGGWAVVGLIKDIMIGQNYLNFPEFKEILTAAQLTPGPIAVNMATYVGYKYYGFIGAILTTFFLLLPPIIIMASYLTLKKSIKLKKEYFINSLALGTAVLVFITLYSLGVQFILNLDIKAVILALAIFILLVKTRIDPIFFIIGSGFIAILVL from the coding sequence TTGCTAAACATTCTATTTATTTTCTTCTACATTGGTTCAATATCTTTCGGGGGTGGGTGGGCTGTTGTTGGATTGATTAAGGATATAATGATTGGCCAAAATTATTTAAATTTTCCAGAATTTAAAGAAATTTTAACTGCGGCACAATTAACACCGGGGCCAATCGCAGTCAATATGGCAACTTATGTTGGATATAAATACTATGGTTTTATCGGAGCTATATTAACCACATTTTTTTTGCTTTTACCCCCGATAATAATCATGGCTAGTTACTTAACGTTAAAGAAATCAATAAAATTAAAAAAAGAATATTTTATTAATTCTCTAGCTCTTGGAACCGCGGTACTTGTTTTTATAACATTATATTCCTTAGGAGTTCAATTTATATTAAATCTTGATATAAAGGCGGTAATACTAGCATTAGCAATATTTATTTTACTTGTTAAAACTAGAATAGACCCAATCTTTTTTATAATTGGATCAGGATTCATAGCAATTTTAGTGTTGTGA